In one Mycobacterium sp. NBC_00419 genomic region, the following are encoded:
- a CDS encoding TetR/AcrR family transcriptional regulator, translated as MSEPVAREATRRRLTAKQAATVERLGRAAVEVLSREGFAGLTIRMVAAEAGVGAATAYTYFSSKEHLVAEVFWRRMASTPAPPFDSADPVDRVVVVLRNIALLVADEPELAGAVTTALLGKDPDVEHLRFRIGREIHHRLCTALGAQPDSEIVESLEQLYAGALVRAGMGYASYTEISSKLERSARMLLS; from the coding sequence GTGTCTGAACCGGTAGCTCGCGAAGCGACACGGCGCCGGTTGACAGCCAAGCAGGCGGCCACCGTGGAACGCCTCGGCCGTGCTGCGGTGGAGGTGTTGAGCCGAGAAGGTTTCGCCGGACTGACAATTCGGATGGTCGCCGCCGAGGCCGGTGTGGGCGCGGCCACGGCATACACCTATTTCTCGTCCAAAGAGCATTTGGTCGCCGAGGTGTTCTGGCGCCGGATGGCGTCGACGCCCGCTCCCCCGTTCGACTCCGCCGATCCGGTGGATCGTGTGGTGGTGGTGTTGCGCAACATCGCCCTGCTGGTCGCCGACGAACCTGAACTGGCCGGTGCGGTGACCACCGCGCTGCTGGGCAAGGATCCCGACGTCGAGCACCTGCGCTTTCGCATCGGCAGGGAGATTCACCACCGGTTGTGCACAGCCCTTGGCGCACAGCCAGATTCAGAGATCGTCGAATCTCTCGAGCAGCTGTACGCGGGCGCCCTGGTGCGCGCCGGAATGGGCTATGCCTCCTATACCGAGATCTCCTCGAAGCTCGAACGTTCCGCGCGAATGCTGCTGAGCTGA
- a CDS encoding DoxX family protein, with product MLIRRVARPMLAAVFIGQGIDALRSPKLAADAARPTLEGLQRLPDPIGGGVPDDAETFAKVTAAVQIGGGLLLATGRLPRLASAALAATVIPANLGAHMFWNENDQQRKAQKRREFMTDISLLGGLIIASADTAGKPSLGWRGRRAAHKVSEAVAATLPGSNTALLDGEFADKVGHGLQAGAERGRELALVAGERTAPFLEAARKRGVELAEVARERGAEFAEVARDRGADLADVARERSAEIADAAREQGGELAGTTRSRARRLAKR from the coding sequence ATGTTGATTCGCAGAGTGGCCCGTCCCATGCTGGCGGCCGTGTTCATCGGCCAGGGTATCGATGCGTTGCGCAGTCCGAAGCTGGCAGCCGACGCCGCCCGTCCGACGCTGGAGGGACTGCAGAGACTTCCCGACCCGATCGGCGGTGGCGTTCCCGATGATGCGGAGACGTTCGCGAAGGTGACGGCCGCGGTGCAGATCGGCGGCGGGCTGCTGCTGGCCACCGGCCGGCTCCCGCGGCTGGCCTCGGCGGCCCTGGCGGCCACGGTGATTCCGGCCAACCTCGGCGCGCACATGTTCTGGAACGAGAACGACCAGCAGCGCAAGGCGCAGAAGCGCCGGGAGTTCATGACCGACATCAGCCTGCTCGGTGGTCTGATCATCGCCTCCGCCGATACCGCGGGTAAGCCGTCGCTGGGCTGGCGTGGCCGCCGGGCGGCACACAAGGTCAGCGAGGCGGTCGCTGCGACGCTGCCCGGCTCGAACACGGCACTGCTGGACGGCGAATTCGCCGACAAGGTCGGCCACGGGCTGCAGGCCGGCGCCGAACGCGGCCGCGAGCTCGCCCTGGTCGCGGGTGAACGGACCGCCCCCTTCCTGGAGGCGGCACGCAAGCGCGGTGTCGAGCTGGCCGAGGTCGCCCGCGAACGCGGCGCCGAATTCGCCGAGGTGGCGCGCGACCGCGGTGCTGACCTGGCCGACGTGGCGCGCGAACGCAGCGCGGAGATCGCCGATGCGGCGCGTGAGCAGGGCGGCGAGCTGGCCGGTACCACCCGGTCGCGAGCCAGGCGGCTGGCCAAGCGCTGA
- a CDS encoding FadR/GntR family transcriptional regulator, protein MELPPIPARATVSGNVFTRLVEEILSGRWPADQPAPSERELALTLQVNRHSVREALKRLQQAGLVRIGQGGKTIVLDWRSHAGLDMLAALTAAGVVPLGSAVLDTAIMRRTVGTHAARLCALRADEQQLAAVSAAAADYPTSGDMNIFRDADLILWTAIIVGSGNITYRLALNTLVRSIDELGREFYVNLDAAAFMDRQIHLDLAAAITERDAELSAAIAYRSLSPLINLLAPDGQE, encoded by the coding sequence GTGGAACTGCCCCCCATTCCTGCCCGTGCGACCGTGTCCGGCAACGTGTTCACCCGTCTGGTCGAGGAGATCCTCAGCGGCCGGTGGCCCGCTGACCAGCCCGCCCCCTCCGAACGCGAACTCGCCCTGACCCTGCAGGTGAACCGGCATTCGGTGCGCGAAGCACTCAAGCGGCTGCAGCAAGCGGGACTGGTGCGGATCGGCCAAGGCGGAAAGACCATCGTCTTGGACTGGCGCAGCCACGCCGGGCTGGACATGTTGGCCGCCCTGACTGCGGCCGGAGTGGTACCGCTGGGCTCAGCCGTACTCGACACAGCAATCATGCGCCGTACGGTCGGAACACATGCGGCCCGGCTGTGCGCACTGCGGGCCGACGAACAGCAACTGGCTGCGGTGTCCGCCGCCGCGGCGGACTATCCGACCTCAGGGGATATGAACATCTTCCGTGACGCGGACCTGATCTTGTGGACCGCGATCATCGTCGGCTCCGGCAACATCACTTATCGGCTTGCCCTCAACACCCTCGTCCGATCGATCGACGAATTGGGGCGCGAGTTCTACGTCAATCTCGACGCCGCAGCGTTCATGGACCGGCAAATACATCTGGACCTTGCCGCGGCAATCACCGAGCGCGACGCCGAATTGTCCGCCGCTATCGCCTACAGGTCGCTGTCACCGCTGATCAATCTGTTGGCCCCGGACGGGCAGGAATAG
- a CDS encoding prenyltransferase has product MARQPDLDGVPGIAGILTPQQCRQTAESIAAVQQSSGEIPWSETGHTDVWDHVECAMALSAAGLTEPARAAYDWCRREQRADGSWPIQYRRGVIEDANSDSNFCAYIATGIWHHVLVTGDRQFGEQMWPTVRAAIDFVLELQAGTGEIYWAQGPSGPLPEALLTGCASVYHSIRCALALADFVDDPQPEWEVALGRLGHAISEHPDSFTEKPHHSMDWYYPILGGAVRGSHASSRIADRWDEFVVDGLGIRCVDDRPWVTGAETCEFVMALDAMGERRRALTQFGAMQHLREADGSYWTGLVFSDGKRWPVERTTWTGAAVILAADALSVTTGGSGIFRAAELPRGLEGDYDCECVRR; this is encoded by the coding sequence ATGGCACGGCAACCTGATCTCGACGGCGTGCCCGGCATCGCCGGGATCCTCACTCCGCAACAGTGCCGCCAGACCGCGGAATCCATTGCCGCGGTGCAGCAATCGTCGGGTGAGATCCCGTGGTCGGAGACCGGGCATACCGATGTCTGGGACCACGTCGAGTGCGCCATGGCCTTGAGCGCGGCCGGGTTGACCGAGCCCGCACGCGCCGCCTATGACTGGTGCCGGCGCGAGCAGCGTGCCGACGGATCATGGCCCATCCAGTACCGCCGCGGGGTCATCGAGGACGCCAACAGCGACAGCAACTTCTGCGCCTACATCGCCACCGGGATTTGGCACCACGTGCTGGTGACCGGTGACCGCCAGTTCGGCGAGCAGATGTGGCCGACTGTCCGCGCGGCCATCGACTTCGTCTTGGAACTCCAAGCCGGCACAGGCGAAATCTATTGGGCCCAAGGCCCTTCCGGGCCGCTGCCCGAGGCGCTACTCACCGGATGCGCCAGCGTCTACCACAGCATCCGGTGCGCACTCGCACTGGCCGACTTCGTCGACGACCCGCAGCCCGAGTGGGAGGTGGCGCTCGGCCGGCTGGGCCACGCGATCAGCGAGCACCCGGATTCCTTCACCGAGAAACCGCACCACTCGATGGACTGGTACTACCCCATTCTCGGTGGCGCCGTTCGCGGCTCACACGCCAGTTCGCGCATCGCCGACCGCTGGGACGAGTTCGTCGTCGACGGTCTGGGTATCCGGTGCGTCGACGACCGGCCCTGGGTCACCGGTGCGGAGACCTGCGAATTCGTCATGGCGCTGGACGCCATGGGTGAACGCCGCCGCGCACTGACTCAGTTCGGTGCCATGCAGCACCTCCGGGAAGCCGACGGCTCGTACTGGACCGGGCTGGTCTTCTCCGACGGCAAACGCTGGCCGGTGGAGCGGACCACCTGGACCGGCGCGGCGGTGATCCTGGCCGCCGACGCGCTGTCGGTCACCACCGGCGGCAGTGGGATCTTCCGTGCAGCCGAGCTGCCCCGCGGACTCGAGGGCGACTACGACTGTGAGTGCGTCAGGCGCTGA
- a CDS encoding NAD(P)/FAD-dependent oxidoreductase — protein MNSVAQHLDTDYLILGAGAMGMAFADVILNEDPAARIVIVDRRANPGGHWNDAYPFVRLHQPAEFYGLNSTALGQGGADLSSGPEIVAYFRRAMDAFLATGRVTFLPMSEHQGDGRVVSTVDGDRVTTVTARRRIVDATFMNVTVPSVCPPRYSVDPGVNLIPPNGLARIGRPPQRYVVIGAGKTGMDSILFLLDNGVAPERIQWIMSQDAWLLNRAAMQPGIVLDTVVSMMQSLVDAASADDIFLRLERQGLIFRLDTHTLPTKWRCATVDAPELGKLRRIDTIVRMGRVQRVGSGEILLDRGSVDVLADSLFVDCSADGLAKVAPQPLFSPGRVTLQPIFMCQQTFSAALIAHLELLKGSDERRNRICTPVPHPQLKEDISAQLVTTAQNMINCNRHIPVWLRRSRLYLGHHCTPSRYLTGSAKILLLQRRAVAAMNRVGS, from the coding sequence ATGAATTCAGTAGCGCAGCATCTCGATACCGATTACCTGATCCTGGGTGCCGGCGCCATGGGCATGGCGTTCGCCGACGTGATCCTCAACGAGGATCCCGCGGCGCGCATCGTCATCGTCGACCGGCGCGCCAACCCGGGAGGCCATTGGAACGATGCCTACCCGTTCGTACGGCTGCATCAGCCCGCGGAGTTCTACGGCCTGAATTCCACGGCTCTGGGCCAGGGCGGAGCCGACCTGAGCTCAGGCCCGGAGATCGTCGCCTACTTCCGTAGGGCCATGGACGCATTCCTGGCGACCGGCCGGGTCACGTTCCTGCCGATGAGCGAGCATCAGGGCGACGGCAGGGTCGTGTCCACGGTCGATGGTGATCGGGTCACCACCGTCACGGCCAGGCGACGCATCGTCGACGCCACGTTCATGAATGTGACCGTGCCCTCGGTGTGCCCGCCGCGCTACTCCGTCGACCCCGGCGTGAACCTCATACCGCCCAATGGCCTGGCCCGGATCGGTCGACCGCCGCAACGCTACGTGGTCATCGGGGCCGGAAAGACCGGGATGGATTCGATCTTGTTCCTGCTGGACAACGGGGTTGCCCCGGAGCGGATCCAATGGATCATGTCGCAGGACGCGTGGCTTCTCAACCGTGCGGCGATGCAACCGGGAATCGTGCTCGACACGGTCGTGTCGATGATGCAGAGCTTGGTCGACGCGGCGAGTGCCGATGACATCTTCCTGCGGCTGGAGCGCCAAGGCCTGATCTTTCGGCTCGATACCCACACACTGCCGACCAAGTGGCGCTGCGCAACGGTGGACGCACCGGAATTGGGCAAGTTGCGCCGCATCGACACCATCGTGCGGATGGGCCGTGTGCAACGCGTCGGCAGCGGTGAGATCCTGCTCGACCGAGGAAGCGTCGACGTCCTCGCCGACAGCCTCTTCGTCGACTGTTCGGCCGACGGGTTGGCCAAAGTTGCTCCGCAGCCGCTATTTTCGCCCGGCCGCGTCACATTGCAGCCGATCTTCATGTGCCAGCAGACCTTCAGCGCGGCGTTGATCGCTCACCTGGAGTTACTCAAGGGCAGTGACGAGCGCCGCAACCGGATCTGCACCCCTGTCCCGCACCCGCAGCTCAAGGAGGACATATCCGCTCAGCTGGTCACCACTGCGCAGAACATGATCAACTGCAACCGCCACATACCGGTCTGGCTGCGGCGCAGCCGACTGTATCTGGGGCACCACTGCACGCCGTCGCGCTACCTGACCGGCTCGGCCAAGATCCTCCTGCTGCAGCGCCGAGCCGTCGCCGCCATGAATCGGGTCGGCTCGTGA
- a CDS encoding MBL fold metallo-hydrolase, which translates to MYYEWEWPAQGVYRCRLPFLDVTVGLVQGRDKVVLIDCGTTLLEAAQLSSDIADITGAAVTHIVMTHHHFDHILGAPGFPAALSYAPPAVARALTTGIGEVRAHALQYGADVGELDRAIAAARPPDHIITEADLDLGDRTIHVEHPGRGHTDHDLVVVVAPVGAQEPTVVFCGDLVEESADPAINAESDARAWLGTLDRVLALGGPDAVYIPGHGAAVDATFVQRQRDWLAARAIPARPGPTD; encoded by the coding sequence ATGTACTACGAGTGGGAATGGCCGGCCCAGGGTGTGTACCGATGTCGGTTGCCGTTCCTCGACGTCACCGTCGGTCTGGTTCAAGGCCGCGACAAGGTTGTCCTGATCGACTGCGGGACAACGCTTTTAGAAGCAGCTCAGCTCAGCAGCGACATCGCCGACATCACCGGTGCGGCGGTCACCCACATCGTGATGACCCATCATCACTTTGACCACATACTGGGAGCGCCGGGTTTCCCAGCGGCCCTCAGCTACGCGCCACCGGCCGTCGCGCGGGCCCTGACCACCGGGATCGGTGAGGTTCGCGCCCATGCCCTGCAGTACGGGGCGGACGTGGGTGAGCTCGACCGGGCGATCGCCGCGGCTCGGCCGCCCGACCACATCATCACCGAGGCCGACCTCGATCTCGGTGACCGAACCATCCACGTCGAACACCCCGGCCGCGGCCACACCGACCACGACCTGGTCGTGGTCGTCGCCCCGGTCGGTGCCCAGGAGCCCACCGTGGTCTTCTGCGGTGACCTGGTCGAGGAATCCGCCGACCCGGCGATCAACGCGGAGTCCGACGCGCGGGCCTGGCTGGGCACCCTGGATCGTGTTCTCGCACTCGGCGGTCCGGACGCGGTGTACATCCCTGGACATGGCGCGGCCGTCGACGCCACGTTCGTGCAGCGCCAGCGAGACTGGCTGGCAGCCCGCGCTATTCCTGCCCGTCCGGGGCCAACAGATTGA
- a CDS encoding LuxR C-terminal-related transcriptional regulator: MNRVGSEPQIDALAGSLPVWPDNPPASPRAQQRAALDDELADLEELLGRLTATAAPELTAAVRALADVHERRDQVADAQLRDRLDVLDRVQKALSYLRRMPSAEAIIAAAPRQACEACGFDRAVLYRLRGKELLAESFWIAGDPTAAARLLAFSREHPAELTARVLESEMIRGRKPMAIQDALGNPRAVTELVEAYDTHSYVAAPIMPEGRVIGFLHADHRLKPRRVDDFDRDSLWAFAEGFGHVVERAQLADRLRAQGDELRRLLQRTDAVVAEYLDAEVELVRGDSAGASASSATTAILPPIDTAITGQLSKRELEVLALLGTGASNAHIAARLVIAEDTAKSHVKRILRKLGAANRVEAATIWLKAQQP, encoded by the coding sequence GTGAACCGCGTAGGCAGCGAACCGCAGATCGATGCGCTGGCGGGTTCACTACCGGTGTGGCCGGACAATCCACCGGCCAGTCCACGGGCGCAACAACGTGCCGCCCTCGACGACGAGCTGGCGGACCTGGAGGAGCTTCTCGGCCGTCTCACCGCAACTGCCGCACCCGAGTTGACGGCGGCGGTGCGCGCACTGGCCGACGTGCACGAACGTCGTGACCAGGTGGCAGACGCCCAGCTCCGGGACCGGCTCGACGTCTTGGACCGGGTGCAGAAGGCACTGTCGTACCTGCGCCGAATGCCCAGCGCCGAGGCGATCATCGCCGCCGCCCCGCGGCAGGCCTGCGAAGCATGCGGCTTCGATCGTGCCGTGCTCTATCGGTTGCGCGGCAAAGAGCTGCTGGCCGAATCATTCTGGATCGCCGGTGATCCGACCGCAGCCGCGCGGTTGCTCGCGTTCAGCCGCGAGCATCCCGCCGAACTCACCGCCAGGGTCCTCGAATCCGAGATGATCCGGGGTCGCAAGCCGATGGCGATCCAGGATGCCCTCGGCAATCCGCGGGCGGTGACCGAGTTGGTCGAAGCCTACGACACCCATTCCTATGTCGCGGCGCCGATCATGCCGGAGGGCAGGGTCATCGGCTTCCTGCACGCCGATCATCGACTCAAGCCGCGCCGGGTCGACGACTTCGATCGTGACAGTCTGTGGGCATTCGCCGAGGGCTTCGGGCACGTGGTCGAGCGGGCCCAACTCGCCGATCGCCTGCGCGCCCAGGGCGACGAACTCCGGCGGTTGCTGCAACGCACGGATGCCGTCGTGGCCGAGTACCTGGATGCGGAAGTAGAACTCGTGCGCGGCGATTCAGCGGGCGCGAGCGCCTCGAGCGCGACCACCGCGATCCTGCCGCCGATCGACACTGCGATCACCGGGCAACTGTCCAAACGCGAGCTCGAAGTTCTCGCCCTGTTGGGCACCGGGGCATCCAACGCTCACATCGCCGCGCGGCTGGTGATTGCCGAGGACACCGCGAAGTCACACGTGAAGCGGATTCTGCGAAAACTCGGCGCTGCCAACCGTGTCGAGGCAGCGACCATCTGGCTCAAAGCGCAGCAACCGTGA
- a CDS encoding class I SAM-dependent methyltransferase produces MLTVNYDRLHVGPGSNVIDVGCGAGRHSFEAYRRGANVIAFDQDAEELANVDTMLQAMGEAGEAPESAKAQVVVGDALALPYPDGSFDCVIASEILEHIPDDDAAITELIRVLKPGGSLAVTVPRWLPEKVCWLLSDEYHANEGGHIRIYKADELRAKLTRGGLTFTHSHHAHALHSPFWWLKCAVGVEKPEHPAVKAYHKLLVWDMMSRPALTRVAESALNPVVGKSVALYFEKPVTDGTAT; encoded by the coding sequence ATGCTGACGGTGAACTACGACCGGCTGCACGTGGGGCCGGGAAGCAACGTCATCGACGTCGGATGCGGCGCCGGGCGGCACAGCTTCGAGGCCTACCGCCGCGGCGCCAACGTGATCGCCTTCGACCAGGACGCCGAGGAACTGGCCAATGTTGACACCATGCTGCAGGCGATGGGAGAGGCCGGCGAGGCACCCGAGTCCGCCAAGGCCCAGGTCGTCGTCGGCGACGCGCTGGCCCTGCCCTACCCCGACGGCAGCTTCGACTGCGTGATCGCCTCGGAGATCCTAGAGCACATCCCCGATGACGACGCCGCGATCACCGAACTGATCCGCGTGCTCAAACCAGGCGGTTCCCTGGCGGTGACCGTGCCCCGGTGGCTTCCGGAGAAGGTCTGCTGGCTGCTCTCCGACGAGTATCACGCCAACGAGGGCGGTCACATCCGCATCTACAAGGCCGACGAACTGCGCGCCAAACTGACCAGGGGCGGCCTGACGTTCACCCACTCCCATCATGCCCACGCGTTGCATTCACCGTTCTGGTGGCTCAAATGTGCTGTCGGCGTGGAGAAGCCGGAACATCCGGCGGTCAAGGCGTATCACAAGCTGCTGGTCTGGGACATGATGTCGAGGCCCGCGCTGACCAGGGTGGCCGAGTCCGCACTCAACCCCGTGGTGGGCAAGAGTGTCGCGCTCTACTTCGAGAAGCCGGTGACCGATGGCACGGCAACCTGA
- a CDS encoding RDD family protein: MTTGDYDPNAYGQPQGFPPPPPGQYGQPGGYPPPSPYGQPGGLGVRFAARLIDGIFVNIVAFVLALIFHATSNILVTGLFSGLLTFAYFVIFEVTQGWTPAKKLLGLSVHGPGGAPKPNVQQSAIRNSFTLLSVIPYIGGLFAFIAYIVIAVTINNSPTKQGKHDELAGGTQVVKG, encoded by the coding sequence ATGACGACGGGTGACTACGACCCCAACGCCTACGGGCAGCCGCAGGGCTTTCCGCCTCCTCCGCCGGGTCAGTACGGCCAGCCGGGCGGTTATCCGCCGCCTAGCCCCTACGGCCAGCCGGGCGGCCTCGGTGTGCGGTTCGCGGCCCGCCTGATCGACGGAATCTTCGTCAACATCGTCGCCTTCGTATTGGCGCTGATCTTCCACGCGACGAGCAATATCCTTGTCACCGGCCTGTTTTCGGGCCTGCTGACGTTCGCCTACTTCGTGATCTTCGAGGTCACGCAGGGCTGGACGCCGGCCAAGAAGCTTCTCGGGCTGTCGGTCCACGGCCCCGGTGGGGCACCCAAACCGAACGTTCAGCAGTCGGCGATCCGCAACTCGTTCACCCTGCTGTCGGTGATCCCCTACATCGGCGGCCTTTTCGCGTTCATCGCCTACATCGTCATCGCGGTGACGATCAACAACAGCCCGACCAAGCAGGGCAAGCACGATGAACTCGCCGGCGGCACCCAGGTGGTCAAGGGCTGA
- a CDS encoding glycosyltransferase family 4 protein has product MRIALLSYRSKTHCGGQGVYVRHLSRGLVELGHQVEVFSGQPYPEILDPRVRLTEVPSLDLYREPDPFRVPRPSEIRDGIDLLELATMWTSGFPEPRTFSLRAARLLAQRRGEFDIVHDNQCLGTGLLKIAASGLPVVATVHHPITRDRVLDLAAAKWWRKPLVHRWYGFAQMQKRVARNIPDLLTVSSSSATDIADDFGVSPQQLRVVPLGVDTELFKPHDLPRVPGRIIAISSADRPLKGIGHLLQAVARLRAEHDNLQLQLVAKLEPNGPTEKLIAELGISDIVHISSALSDAELAELFASAEIACIPSLYEGFSLPAVEAMASGTPIVASRAGALPEVLGADGECADLVKPGDVGELTFALDRLLSSPERRQWLGTAGRRRALDVFSWESVAAQTVRVYEHAIARTGRVHSDIEVVDEPC; this is encoded by the coding sequence ATGCGAATTGCGTTGCTGTCCTATCGCAGCAAGACACACTGCGGTGGGCAGGGCGTTTACGTCCGTCACCTGAGCCGGGGACTGGTCGAATTGGGCCACCAGGTGGAGGTCTTCTCCGGTCAGCCCTACCCCGAGATCCTCGATCCACGAGTCCGGCTGACCGAAGTTCCGAGCCTGGACCTCTACCGCGAGCCGGATCCCTTCCGGGTTCCCCGGCCCAGCGAGATCCGCGACGGGATCGACCTGCTGGAACTGGCCACCATGTGGACATCGGGCTTCCCCGAGCCGCGCACCTTCAGCCTGCGCGCCGCCCGGCTGCTGGCGCAGCGCCGCGGCGAGTTCGACATCGTGCACGACAACCAGTGCCTGGGCACCGGGCTGCTCAAGATCGCCGCGAGCGGACTGCCTGTGGTGGCCACCGTGCACCATCCGATAACCCGCGACCGGGTACTGGACCTCGCCGCCGCGAAGTGGTGGCGAAAGCCCTTGGTGCACAGGTGGTATGGCTTCGCCCAGATGCAGAAGAGGGTTGCCCGCAACATTCCCGATCTGTTGACCGTCTCGTCGTCGTCGGCCACCGACATCGCCGACGACTTCGGCGTGAGCCCGCAGCAGCTGCGGGTTGTCCCCCTGGGTGTGGACACCGAACTGTTCAAACCGCACGACCTGCCGCGGGTACCGGGGCGCATCATCGCGATCTCGAGCGCTGACCGGCCACTGAAGGGCATCGGTCACCTGTTGCAGGCAGTCGCCCGGCTGCGCGCTGAGCACGACAACCTACAGCTGCAGCTGGTCGCCAAGCTGGAGCCCAACGGTCCCACCGAGAAGCTGATCGCCGAGCTCGGCATCTCCGACATCGTGCACATCTCCAGCGCACTGAGCGACGCCGAGCTCGCCGAGCTGTTCGCCTCCGCGGAGATCGCCTGCATCCCGTCGCTCTACGAGGGCTTCTCGCTTCCGGCGGTGGAGGCGATGGCCAGCGGGACGCCGATCGTGGCCAGCCGGGCCGGGGCGCTGCCCGAGGTGCTCGGAGCCGACGGCGAGTGCGCCGACCTGGTCAAGCCCGGCGACGTCGGTGAACTCACCTTCGCCCTGGACCGCCTGCTCAGCTCTCCGGAGCGCAGGCAATGGCTCGGCACCGCCGGCCGGCGCCGCGCGCTCGACGTGTTCAGCTGGGAGTCGGTAGCCGCGCAGACAGTACGGGTATACGAACACGCGATCGCCCGCACCGGGCGGGTCCACTCCGACATCGAGGTGGTCGACGAACCATGCTGA
- a CDS encoding class I SAM-dependent methyltransferase has product MSRTETALAAQTSRLFDLADEVIGFMPADEGRALFDAATRYLDHGVAVEIGTYCGKSTVLLGAAAAASGSVLYTIDHHHGSEEHQPGWEFHDTSMVDPVSGRFDTLPTFRRTLDAAGLDDTIVAVVGKSPVVARGWRTPLQMLFIDGGHSETAAQQDFDGWAKWVSPGGTLVIHDVFPDPRDGGRPPYNIYCRALESGHFTEVSAFGSLRVLERTSGSAGEEPVSA; this is encoded by the coding sequence ATGAGCCGTACCGAGACTGCGCTTGCCGCGCAAACTTCCCGACTGTTTGATCTGGCCGACGAAGTGATCGGGTTCATGCCCGCCGACGAAGGCCGCGCGCTGTTCGACGCGGCGACGCGCTACCTCGATCACGGGGTTGCGGTGGAGATCGGTACCTACTGCGGCAAGTCCACTGTCCTGCTCGGCGCGGCAGCCGCCGCGAGCGGCAGCGTGCTCTACACGATCGACCACCACCACGGGTCCGAAGAGCACCAGCCCGGGTGGGAGTTCCACGACACCTCGATGGTCGACCCGGTCAGTGGCCGCTTCGACACGCTGCCCACCTTCCGTCGCACGCTGGATGCCGCCGGGCTCGACGACACCATCGTGGCCGTGGTCGGTAAGTCGCCGGTGGTCGCGCGCGGGTGGCGTACTCCGCTGCAGATGTTGTTCATCGACGGCGGTCACAGCGAGACCGCCGCCCAGCAGGACTTCGACGGTTGGGCCAAGTGGGTCTCGCCCGGCGGCACGCTGGTCATCCACGACGTCTTCCCCGACCCGCGTGACGGTGGCCGGCCGCCCTACAACATCTATTGCCGCGCACTGGAATCCGGTCATTTCACCGAGGTGAGCGCGTTCGGTTCGTTGCGGGTCCTCGAGCGCACCTCCGGATCGGCTGGCGAGGAACCCGTCAGCGCCTGA